One Aphelocoma coerulescens isolate FSJ_1873_10779 chromosome 4A, UR_Acoe_1.0, whole genome shotgun sequence DNA window includes the following coding sequences:
- the LOC138110690 gene encoding serine/threonine-protein kinase pim-1-like: MRPALPRRRAGLRPPRPRASRRGLASARLLAYWLWRCWAGISACLLGSTVSLWLRLARLRPRPRPRPRPRPRLLPGPAEDTDGAAAPAASAASSPVRALPLGSAAPAPEPPVSPSKEAASGDTRPGAVEERPAAVSGAGPSADSRVSPAGNAQQGLRERYVVGSLLGRGGFGSVFAATRLSDGAPPNGTSAPLEVVLLDKVSTGFPGVVQLLEWLALPNNVVLVMERPEHSQDLRHFIRARGFLSEEVARKLFRQVLEAVRHCTSCGVLHRDVKPENILVDLATGQAKLIDFGCGTYLQDTAYTRFAGESSPG; encoded by the exons ATGCGCCCGGCCCTCCCGCGGCGCCGGGCGGGGCtgcgccctccccgcccccgggcgtcccgccgcggtctcgcctccgcccggctcttgGCGtactggctgtggcgctgctgggcgggcatcagtgcctgcctcTTGGGCAGCACTGTCAGcctctggctccggctggcccgactccggccccggccccggccccggccccggccccggccccggctcctcccgggaccCGCCGAGGACACagacggcgcggccgctcccgccgcgtccGCCGCGTCTTCCCCGGTCCGAGCTCTTCCGCTCGGCagcgcggcccccgcccccgagccgccggtgtccCCTTCGAAAGAGGCAGCATCTGGGGatacccggcccggggcggttgaggagCGCCCGGCGGCCGTTTCTGgagccgggccgagcgctgacagcCGCGTCTCGCCGGCAGGGAatgcgcagcagggcctgagggAGCGCTACGTggtgggttcgctgctggggcgcggcggcttcggcagcgtcttcgcggcgacgcggctctcggacggcgccccg cccaacGGCACCAGCGCACCACTCGaggtcgtgctgctggacaaggtgtccaccGGCTTCCCTGGTGTGGTGCAGCTCCTCGAGTGGCTCGcgctccccaacaacgtggtgctggtgatggagcGGCCGGAGCACTCTCAGGACCTGCGTCATTTCATTCGAGCGCGGGGCTTCCTGTCAGAGGAGGTGGCACGGAAGCTGTTCCGCCAggtcctggaggccgtgcggcactgcaccagctgcggggtccttcaCAGGGACGTGAAaccagagaacatcctggttgacctggccacCGGCCAGGCCAAATTGATTGACTTTGGCtgcggcacctacctgcaagacaCAGCCTACACCCGCTTTGCAGGTGAGTCCTCGCCGGGGTAG